One Pseudomonadota bacterium genomic window carries:
- a CDS encoding isocitrate/isopropylmalate family dehydrogenase, which translates to MTPTLPPTAIPATLIDGDGIGPEIVTAALEVLEAAGGRFEWDVQLAGMEGLAKTGDPLPEATIESIRRTRLALKGPLTTPVGGGYRSVNVSLRKTFTLFANVRPGRSLFRGGRYEDVDLVLVRENTEGLYVGVEHFIPIDDDPRAVAEASGIITRSGCRRIARFAFEYALRHGRKKVTVIHKANILKKLTGLFLETALDIGREYQGRLQIEERIVDNCAMQLVMNPQQFDVILTTNMFGDILSDEIAGLVGGLGTTPGANIGANAAIFEAVHGSASDIAGQGIANPTAVIMAGAMMLDYIGLIGPAERVRRAVSLTLDEDRIRTRDLGGRATTAEFTRAVVKRVQAEA; encoded by the coding sequence ATGACGCCGACCCTACCGCCGACTGCGATCCCGGCGACCTTGATCGATGGGGATGGTATCGGGCCGGAGATCGTTACGGCCGCCCTCGAGGTCCTGGAGGCCGCCGGCGGCCGCTTTGAATGGGACGTGCAGCTCGCTGGCATGGAGGGCCTGGCCAAGACCGGCGATCCGTTGCCGGAGGCCACCATCGAGAGCATCCGGCGCACCCGCCTGGCGCTCAAAGGCCCCCTGACGACCCCCGTCGGTGGCGGGTATCGTTCCGTCAACGTATCGTTGCGCAAGACTTTCACGCTGTTCGCCAATGTGCGACCGGGCAGGAGCCTGTTCCGCGGCGGACGCTACGAGGACGTCGATCTGGTCCTGGTGCGGGAGAATACCGAGGGGCTTTACGTCGGCGTCGAGCACTTCATCCCCATCGACGACGACCCCAGGGCCGTGGCGGAGGCCTCCGGTATCATCACCCGCTCGGGTTGCAGGCGCATCGCGCGCTTCGCCTTCGAATACGCCTTGAGGCATGGGCGCAAGAAGGTCACCGTGATTCACAAGGCCAATATCCTCAAGAAGCTCACCGGCTTGTTTCTCGAGACGGCGCTCGATATCGGGCGCGAATACCAGGGCCGGCTGCAGATCGAAGAGCGCATCGTGGACAACTGCGCCATGCAGCTCGTCATGAACCCGCAACAGTTCGACGTGATCCTGACCACCAATATGTTCGGAGACATCCTCTCCGACGAGATCGCCGGGCTGGTCGGGGGTCTCGGCACCACCCCGGGCGCGAACATCGGTGCGAACGCCGCGATCTTCGAGGCCGTGCACGGCTCGGCCTCCGACATCGCCGGACAGGGCATCGCCAACCCCACGGCTGTGATCATGGCGGGGGCGATGATGCTCGACTACATCGGGCTCATCGGGCCGGCCGAGCGGGTGCGGCGCGCGGTATCTCTCACGCTCGACGAAGACCGGATCAGGACCCGCGATCTCGGCGGTAGGGCCACGACCGCCGAGTTCACGCGCGCGGTGGTGAAACGGGTCCAGGCCGAGGCATGA
- a CDS encoding PGPGW domain-containing protein, with amino-acid sequence MRSAMQMSYKLARRLVIGSFGLTVLLVGVAMIVLPGPAFIVIPVGLGILGIEFAWARRWLKTLKDRTAGAVEGFLGSSRRRDPGGQ; translated from the coding sequence ATGCGCTCGGCGATGCAGATGAGTTACAAGCTGGCCCGCCGTTTGGTCATCGGGTCTTTCGGGCTCACCGTGCTGTTGGTCGGGGTCGCCATGATCGTGTTGCCCGGCCCCGCGTTCATCGTGATCCCGGTGGGCCTCGGGATCCTCGGGATCGAGTTCGCCTGGGCGCGGCGGTGGTTGAAAACGCTGAAGGATCGGACCGCGGGGGCAGTCGAGGGGTTCTTGGGGTCGTCCCGCCGGCGCGACCCCGGAGGGCAGTAG
- a CDS encoding endonuclease/exonuclease/phosphatase family protein, with product MSDPNAETFDLRVMTYNIHKGFSTGNTRFVLHSMRKAMVQTEVDLIFLQEIQGEHAYRERFIDDWPDIPQLQFLAGGIWPHQAYGKNAIYDAGHHGNAILSKHPIVSWENINVSGNRLASRSVLHGVIEPPKAQGPVHVICVHFGLRAVEQRRQLGVLCERIRSRVPNDAPLIIAGDFNDWTGQTGRQVHDDFGLSDVFVTLTRRPARTYPVWLPLLPVDRIFYRGARPTACRCLSGDPWRRLSDHAALYAAFALDTGVSAGERPVEGAETVRTRQRRRVR from the coding sequence ATGAGCGACCCAAACGCCGAGACCTTCGATCTGCGCGTGATGACCTACAACATCCACAAGGGCTTCAGCACCGGCAATACCCGATTCGTCCTGCACTCGATGCGCAAAGCGATGGTCCAGACCGAGGTGGACCTGATTTTTCTACAGGAGATCCAGGGCGAGCACGCCTACCGCGAGCGTTTCATCGACGACTGGCCCGACATCCCTCAGCTCCAGTTCCTGGCCGGGGGGATCTGGCCCCACCAGGCCTACGGCAAGAACGCCATCTACGACGCCGGTCACCACGGCAATGCCATTCTGAGCAAGCACCCCATCGTGTCCTGGGAGAACATCAACGTCTCGGGCAATCGGCTCGCGAGCCGCAGCGTGTTGCACGGCGTGATCGAGCCCCCCAAGGCCCAGGGGCCGGTGCATGTCATCTGCGTTCATTTCGGGCTCCGCGCGGTCGAGCAGCGGCGGCAACTCGGGGTCCTATGCGAGCGCATCCGCTCGCGCGTGCCGAACGATGCGCCCCTCATCATCGCCGGCGATTTCAACGACTGGACCGGCCAGACGGGTCGCCAGGTGCACGATGATTTCGGACTGTCGGATGTGTTCGTGACCCTCACACGGCGCCCGGCCAGGACCTACCCGGTATGGCTCCCGCTCCTGCCGGTCGACCGCATCTTCTACCGCGGGGCCCGGCCTACGGCCTGCCGGTGCTTGAGCGGGGATCCATGGCGCAGGCTCTCGGACCATGCGGCCCTGTATGCGGCGTTCGCTCTCGACACGGGCGTGTCCGCGGGTGAACGCCCCGTCGAGGGCGCTGAGACGGTTCGAACCCGGCAGAGACGCCGGGTGCGCTGA
- a CDS encoding CDP-alcohol phosphatidyltransferase family protein, with the protein MALLNGIANLPNLLSCFRFIAAPLLLGLAWHGYPRAYVAVLLLSFASDALDGFLARWFHQESELGSMLDTAADVVIYITIPISAWWLWPELLRQEAPFVTLVIASYSVPALFGLLKFGSLTSYHTWAVKLAAAAAGGAALVMFAGGPTWPFRLATPLCVLAALEQIAITLVLPESWSDVRSLWHVLRQLGSAR; encoded by the coding sequence ATGGCTTTATTGAACGGCATCGCGAACCTGCCCAATCTCCTGAGCTGTTTCCGTTTCATCGCGGCGCCCTTGCTCCTGGGCCTCGCCTGGCACGGCTATCCGCGGGCCTATGTCGCCGTCTTGCTGCTGTCGTTCGCGAGCGATGCCCTCGATGGATTCCTGGCGCGCTGGTTTCACCAGGAGTCCGAGCTCGGGTCGATGCTGGACACCGCGGCCGATGTGGTCATTTATATCACCATCCCCATCTCGGCGTGGTGGTTGTGGCCCGAGCTCTTGCGCCAGGAGGCCCCGTTCGTCACGCTGGTGATCGCGAGTTACTCCGTGCCGGCGCTCTTCGGGCTCCTGAAGTTCGGGTCGCTCACGAGCTACCACACCTGGGCCGTGAAGCTCGCCGCCGCGGCCGCCGGGGGCGCGGCGCTCGTCATGTTCGCGGGGGGGCCGACCTGGCCCTTCCGGCTGGCGACGCCCCTCTGTGTGCTCGCCGCGCTCGAGCAGATCGCCATCACCCTGGTCTTGCCGGAATCCTGGTCGGATGTCCGCTCGCTATGGCACGTGCTGCGGCAGCTCGGCTCGGCGCGCTGA
- the msrA gene encoding peptide-methionine (S)-S-oxide reductase MsrA: MSWAFAFAFAGEPVLGVPESLATFAGGCFWCMEEAFEKIPGVVSVTSGYTGGEPVSPTYQDVSDGGTGHAEAIEVRYDPSRVNYGQLLEVFWHNIDPLTPNAQFCDHGNQYRSAIFYHHDEEKRLADASKLGFSQSGRFQAPIVTEIVAAGAFYPAEEYHQDYYRKNPVRYEFYKYSCGRAKRLEELWGSP; encoded by the coding sequence ATGTCGTGGGCCTTCGCCTTCGCATTCGCCGGGGAGCCCGTGCTGGGCGTCCCCGAGTCGCTGGCGACCTTTGCGGGGGGCTGTTTCTGGTGCATGGAGGAGGCATTCGAAAAGATCCCCGGCGTGGTATCGGTCACCTCGGGCTATACCGGCGGCGAGCCGGTCAGCCCCACCTACCAGGACGTCTCGGACGGGGGCACCGGGCATGCCGAGGCGATCGAGGTCCGCTATGACCCCTCGCGGGTGAATTACGGGCAACTCTTGGAGGTCTTCTGGCACAACATCGATCCGCTGACCCCGAACGCCCAGTTCTGCGACCACGGCAACCAGTATCGCTCTGCGATCTTCTACCACCACGACGAGGAGAAACGGCTCGCCGACGCATCCAAACTGGGCTTCTCCCAATCAGGGCGTTTCCAAGCGCCGATCGTGACGGAGATCGTGGCGGCGGGGGCCTTCTACCCGGCCGAGGAATACCACCAGGATTACTACCGGAAAAACCCAGTTCGCTACGAGTTCTATAAATACAGCTGCGGCCGCGCCAAGCGGCTAGAGGAGCTCTGGGGCAGCCCCTAG
- a CDS encoding TIGR03032 family protein gives MSSRPEGASPPPATEPIFEVFCSRHFTGWLAEARLSLCFTTYQAGKLFFLGLNRDGRLSVFNRTLSRCMGLWGDGQTLYLSTLFQLWRFENSLGPGETYQGYDRLYVPRVGWTTGDLDIHDIGVDPEGRPVFVNTLFGCLATASERHSFVPLWKPPFISKLAAEDRCHLNGLAMEAGVPRYVTAVGRSDVADGWREHRAGGGLVIDVPKNEVVLEGLSMPHSPRLYREKLWLLDSGRGQFGYVDLERGLFEPVAFCAGYARGLAFHGDYAVVGLSRARENRTFQGLGLEAALAAKGAEARTGALVIDLRTGDTPHWVRLSGVVTELYDVVALPGVKRPMALGFRNDEVQRMISVGSWATAGKEWPSAPLGAAPELL, from the coding sequence ATGAGCTCGCGGCCCGAGGGCGCATCGCCACCCCCCGCCACGGAGCCGATCTTCGAGGTCTTCTGCTCCCGCCACTTCACGGGCTGGCTCGCCGAAGCGCGGTTGAGCCTCTGCTTCACCACCTATCAAGCGGGCAAGCTCTTTTTCCTGGGTCTCAATCGGGATGGCAGGCTTTCCGTCTTCAACCGCACCTTGAGCCGCTGCATGGGGCTTTGGGGCGATGGGCAGACGCTCTATTTGAGCACCCTCTTCCAGCTCTGGCGCTTCGAAAACAGCCTCGGCCCCGGCGAGACCTATCAAGGTTACGACCGACTCTATGTGCCGCGAGTGGGATGGACGACCGGGGATCTGGATATCCACGATATCGGGGTGGATCCCGAGGGGCGCCCGGTCTTCGTCAATACCCTGTTCGGTTGTTTAGCGACGGCGAGTGAGCGGCATAGTTTTGTCCCCCTTTGGAAACCGCCTTTTATCTCGAAGCTCGCCGCCGAGGACCGCTGCCATCTGAACGGGCTCGCGATGGAGGCGGGCGTGCCCCGTTATGTCACCGCGGTCGGCCGGAGCGACGTCGCCGATGGCTGGCGCGAGCATCGGGCGGGCGGCGGATTGGTCATCGATGTGCCAAAAAACGAGGTGGTCCTCGAAGGACTCTCCATGCCCCACTCCCCGCGGCTCTACCGAGAAAAGCTCTGGCTGCTCGATTCGGGCCGCGGGCAATTCGGTTATGTGGACCTCGAGCGCGGGCTCTTCGAGCCCGTTGCTTTCTGCGCCGGCTATGCGCGCGGGTTGGCGTTTCATGGGGACTATGCCGTGGTGGGGCTGTCCCGTGCGCGCGAGAATCGCACCTTCCAGGGGCTTGGGCTCGAGGCGGCGCTCGCGGCTAAAGGGGCCGAGGCACGCACGGGGGCCCTCGTGATCGATCTACGGACGGGGGACACGCCGCACTGGGTGCGCTTGAGCGGTGTGGTCACGGAGCTCTACGACGTGGTGGCGCTCCCGGGGGTGAAGCGTCCGATGGCGCTCGGGTTTCGGAACGACGAGGTGCAGCGTATGATTTCCGTGGGGTCTTGGGCGACGGCGGGGAAGGAATGGCCATCGGCCCCGCTAGGGGCTGCCCCAGAGCTCCTCTAG